One genomic window of Pseudoxanthomonas sp. includes the following:
- a CDS encoding TIGR04325 family methyltransferase, protein MKAQGIAAVTSSSIDGPQQFQEQCQMPTKGISGNLRRMAHDGAELPGVRLLAKPVYRLMFDRGALSSNSYYGVYPSHDAALAQAPKTLPTGYDLPRAADLYHERLDSILPSDYPVLFWLSQIFLSGQRTLFDLGGHIGISYYGFQSYIDYPDDLRWLVYDLPALVSAGREWAGQHDTGRRLGFTQSREDADGCAILLASGVLQYLDFTLPEMLGSLRNPPRHVLVNVTPLHPDRSFFTLQRIGELSSCPYRVMAVPDFVDEMKALGYTVVDRWESFERYMRIPFEGDHSIDRYYGFYFQRS, encoded by the coding sequence ATGAAGGCCCAGGGCATCGCCGCCGTGACGTCGTCTTCGATCGATGGACCGCAACAATTCCAGGAACAGTGTCAGATGCCAACGAAGGGAATTTCAGGAAACCTCAGGCGCATGGCCCATGACGGCGCCGAGTTGCCCGGTGTCCGGCTGCTGGCAAAGCCGGTGTATCGATTGATGTTCGACCGCGGAGCGCTGTCTTCGAATTCCTACTACGGCGTGTATCCCAGCCATGACGCGGCGCTCGCCCAGGCGCCGAAGACCCTGCCCACGGGCTATGACCTGCCGCGTGCGGCAGATCTCTACCACGAGCGGCTGGACAGCATCCTGCCAAGCGACTATCCGGTCCTGTTCTGGCTGTCGCAGATCTTCCTGTCAGGTCAACGCACGCTCTTCGACCTTGGTGGGCACATTGGAATCAGTTACTACGGCTTCCAGTCCTACATCGATTATCCCGATGACCTGCGCTGGCTGGTTTACGACCTGCCAGCGCTGGTGTCGGCCGGGCGTGAGTGGGCCGGCCAGCACGATACCGGTCGCAGGCTGGGCTTCACCCAGTCCCGCGAGGATGCCGATGGCTGCGCCATCCTGCTGGCGAGCGGGGTACTCCAGTATCTCGACTTCACCCTCCCGGAAATGCTGGGTTCCCTGCGGAATCCGCCCCGGCACGTGCTGGTCAACGTCACGCCGTTACATCCGGACCGGAGTTTTTTCACCCTGCAACGGATCGGGGAACTTTCCAGCTGCCCCTACCGGGTGATGGCCGTACCGGATTTCGTCGACGAGATGAAGGCGCTGGGCTACACGGTGGTCGATCGATGGGAGTCCTTCGAGCGCTACATGCGGATTCCGTTCGAGGGCGACCACTCGATCGACCGCTACTACGGCTTTTATTTCCAGCGTAGCTGA
- a CDS encoding 4'-phosphopantetheinyl transferase superfamily protein, translating to MPDAARATVNQAAASLQFVARARRAMEATGLRPCNVGEVSIVLFDTVAWGELEPDAYRLLDANERRRAARFRFERDRCTYVLAHAMWRVVLGISLDAPPGEVPLHFLPTGQPHLPGTRFTTSLSHSGPVVLIAVGLVGALGIDVERWPSRVSMDALLQVICSPEERGPLGALPPDQRERELLQLWTRKEALLKAWGTGLEQAPASFWSPPGGISVPPQGLIGVPCKAIDLTLAEGHLGALAVSLDVARYRLYTVARNA from the coding sequence GTGCCTGATGCCGCTCGCGCCACGGTGAACCAGGCTGCGGCAAGCCTGCAATTCGTGGCCCGCGCACGACGGGCCATGGAGGCCACGGGGCTGCGCCCTTGCAACGTTGGTGAAGTCAGCATCGTGCTCTTCGACACGGTGGCCTGGGGTGAACTTGAACCCGACGCGTACCGGCTACTGGACGCCAATGAGCGCCGCCGTGCCGCGCGCTTCCGGTTTGAGCGCGACCGATGCACCTACGTGCTCGCGCACGCCATGTGGCGCGTGGTGCTGGGGATTTCCCTCGACGCGCCTCCGGGCGAGGTGCCGCTGCATTTCCTGCCTACAGGTCAACCGCACCTTCCCGGCACCCGCTTCACCACCAGCCTGAGTCACAGCGGCCCGGTGGTGCTCATTGCCGTGGGGCTGGTAGGAGCCCTGGGGATCGACGTCGAGCGCTGGCCATCACGCGTGTCGATGGACGCCCTCCTGCAGGTGATCTGCTCGCCCGAAGAACGCGGCCCATTGGGTGCGCTGCCGCCAGATCAACGCGAACGCGAACTGCTGCAACTCTGGACGCGGAAGGAAGCCTTGCTCAAGGCATGGGGCACCGGGCTGGAGCAGGCGCCTGCCAGCTTTTGGTCTCCGCCGGGCGGGATTTCCGTTCCGCCGCAGGGACTGATCGGGGTTCCATGCAAGGCGATTGATCTGACGCTTGCCGAAGGACACCTGGGCGCGCTTGCCGTATCGCTGGATGTCGCCCGATACCGGCTCTACACCGTGGCTCGCAACGCCTGA
- a CDS encoding TIGR03013 family XrtA/PEP-CTERM system glycosyltransferase, whose translation MRRFVYGQAARWLLFLGVIELMLLSASMYAATHLRLRTPEEFDQSVHFLPAQALLFAVLIMLGLGALGQYQTYMRASWFGLLARQAIGFGLGGFGLVVAYYVVPQAYVGRGVLGIALVIGFLAVTAFRAAFMRLVEIEAFKRRVLVLGAGERASLIHYRLRRRSDRRGFSVVGFVPSPGETVAIPAELLVTPEKPLREWAGLRRVDEIVVGVEDRRGSVLMEDLLECWQTGIVITDLTTFFEREAGRVQLSLTHPSWLVYSGGFHATPLRLFTKRSFDLIASLTVLMLTWPLMLLVMLAIRIESGAGQPILYRQERVGMRGRTFWLVKFRSMRTDAELDGVARWARAGDERVTRVGRFTRKVRLDELPQLWNVLKGEMSFIGPRPERPQFVADLGRSISYYNLRHCLKPGLAGWAQLRYPYGASEDDAAEKLKYDLYYVKNHNLLFDLLIMIQTVEVVIFGTGAR comes from the coding sequence ATGCGCCGTTTCGTATACGGACAAGCTGCTCGTTGGCTTCTGTTTCTTGGCGTTATCGAGTTGATGCTGCTGAGCGCCTCGATGTACGCGGCAACACATTTGCGTCTGCGCACGCCCGAGGAGTTCGATCAGTCCGTCCATTTCCTGCCGGCACAGGCGCTTCTGTTTGCGGTGCTGATCATGCTCGGCCTTGGGGCACTGGGCCAGTATCAAACCTACATGCGGGCAAGCTGGTTTGGCCTGCTTGCGCGTCAGGCGATCGGGTTTGGACTGGGTGGCTTCGGCCTAGTCGTGGCGTACTACGTTGTCCCGCAAGCCTACGTGGGGCGCGGCGTGCTGGGTATTGCGCTGGTCATTGGCTTCCTGGCCGTCACCGCCTTTCGTGCTGCTTTCATGCGGTTGGTGGAGATCGAGGCCTTCAAGCGCCGCGTGCTCGTGCTGGGGGCAGGCGAGCGTGCGTCGCTGATCCATTACCGCCTGCGCAGGCGCAGCGACCGACGGGGATTTTCCGTCGTCGGTTTCGTGCCTAGTCCGGGCGAAACGGTCGCCATACCGGCCGAGTTGCTGGTGACGCCGGAAAAACCGCTCCGCGAGTGGGCCGGGTTGCGCAGGGTGGATGAGATCGTGGTCGGGGTCGAGGATCGTCGCGGCAGTGTGCTGATGGAGGATCTGCTCGAATGCTGGCAGACCGGCATCGTGATCACCGACCTGACCACCTTCTTCGAACGTGAGGCCGGTCGCGTGCAGTTGTCCCTGACCCATCCGTCCTGGCTGGTTTACTCCGGCGGCTTCCACGCCACGCCATTACGTTTGTTCACCAAGCGCAGCTTCGATCTGATTGCTTCACTCACCGTGCTGATGCTGACCTGGCCGTTGATGCTGCTGGTGATGCTTGCCATCCGCATCGAGTCCGGCGCAGGCCAGCCGATCCTGTACCGGCAGGAGCGGGTCGGTATGCGCGGACGGACGTTCTGGCTGGTGAAGTTCCGCAGCATGCGCACCGATGCCGAACTGGATGGCGTGGCGCGCTGGGCCCGCGCAGGCGACGAGCGTGTGACGCGTGTCGGTCGCTTCACGCGCAAGGTGCGCCTGGATGAGTTGCCACAGCTCTGGAACGTATTGAAGGGCGAAATGAGCTTCATCGGGCCACGACCCGAGCGTCCTCAATTCGTTGCTGATCTCGGCAGGAGCATCAGCTACTACAACCTCCGCCACTGCCTCAAACCAGGCTTGGCCGGCTGGGCGCAGCTGCGCTATCCGTACGGAGCCTCCGAAGACGATGCAGCCGAGAAACTGAAGTACGACCTGTACTACGTCAAGAACCACAACCTGCTTTTCGACCTGCTGATCATGATTCAGACCGTTGAAGTCGTGATTTTCGGAACGGGCGCGCGTTAG